The following coding sequences are from one Cervus canadensis isolate Bull #8, Minnesota chromosome 4, ASM1932006v1, whole genome shotgun sequence window:
- the LOC122439225 gene encoding olfactory receptor 2T27-like has translation MYQKNDTSTDFILLGLFPWFRHPNLLILIIILIYTAAFTGNSILILLIWLDSHLHTPMYFLLSQLSLIDLAYISCTVPKMVTNYFTGKKNISYFSCATQLFFFLTLGLAECILLTLMAYDRYVAVCNPLRYTVLMNPNICLQMAAAAWIGGALAALVHTIYPMNFPICGSREINHYFCEMPAILRLSCMDISAYEMVKFVSTIVFLLIPFILILTSYTLIFLTVLRMNSRKGRNKALATCSSHMTVVSLYFGQAIFVYMTPTLAHTPEQDQVGAVLGTIVTPMLNPLIYSLRNKEVAGALRKRMGKCYN, from the coding sequence ATGTATCAGAAGAATGATACCTCAACTGACTTCATCCTCCTGGGGCTCTTTCCCTGGTTCAGACATCCCAACCTCCTCATCCTCATTATCATCCTTATCTACACTGCTGCCTTTACTGGAAACTCCATATTAATCCTCCTAATCTGGCTGGACTCCCATCTTCATACTCCCATGTACTTCCTGCTCAGTCAGCTCTCCCTCATTGACCTGGCTTACATCTCCTGTACAGTCCCTAAAATGGTCACCAACTATTTCACAGGGAAGAAGAACATTTCCTATTTTTCCTGTGCTACTCAGCTCTTCTTCTTCCTCACCCTTGGCCTTGCTGAGTGCATCTTGCTGACTCTCATGGCTTATGACCGCTATGTAGCTGTCTGTAACCCCCTGAGATACACAGTCCTCATGAACCCCAACATCTGTCTCCAGATGGCTGCTGCAGCCTGGATTGGTGGAGCCCTTGCAGCCCTTGTACACACCATCTATCCAATGAACTTCCCCATCTGTGGTTCCAGAGAGATTAATCATTACTTCTGTGAGATGCCTGCCATCCTGAGGTTGTCTTGTATGGACATATCAGCCTATGAGATGGTGAAATTTGTGTCAACCATTGTTTTTCTCCTGATCCCATTTATTCTCATTCTAACTTCCTACACTCTCATCTTCCTCACTGTTCTCAGGATGAACTCTCGCAAGGGCAGGAACAAAGCCCTGGCTACCTGCTCTTCCCATATGACAGTGGTGAGTCTCTACTTTGGTCAAGCTATCTTCGTCTACATGACACCCACCTTAGCCCATACACCTGAACAAGACCAGGTTGGAGCTGTTCTTGGCACCATTGTGACCCCCATGCTCAACCCActcatctacagcctgaggaataAAGAAGTGGCAGGGGCTCTGAGGAAGCGCATGGGAAAGTGTTACAATTGA